The following coding sequences lie in one Pelobacter seleniigenes DSM 18267 genomic window:
- a CDS encoding peptidase M42 — MALGEQFVDLLKALIRQPSVVGAEHSFFRVLQRELEERGARVSWYEGVLVAQGSEPDSAMFSAHIDRHGLICTGPNEFQYAAFVAGRRSDLLGNSVSEKLMLKIVDRFQGVPVVAYEPWSGAYRGAGTITNAHICEYRNNLIFEVAGLEHLVAGTPVAFSDRLTLQQDILSAQLDNVLTAAHLVHLYSLGFNGTTFFTAQEESGSSWRFLLEWFRRFNGATNRLIVVDTSPYPDRYSADQQQVVLRKKDANAQFDPDTTEQLAQYCRSLGITYSYKDAYIEAQNLQAAASGQQVMSLGSTELGRIIAASHGFVQGTTLQIPTSAYHTMRESSAMSANHAFSQLLLHAAKNKPALASS; from the coding sequence ATGGCTTTGGGTGAACAATTTGTTGATCTGTTGAAAGCATTGATTCGCCAGCCGAGCGTGGTCGGTGCCGAGCACTCTTTTTTTCGGGTCCTGCAGCGCGAACTGGAGGAACGGGGCGCCCGGGTATCCTGGTATGAAGGGGTGCTGGTGGCTCAGGGGAGCGAGCCCGATTCGGCCATGTTCTCAGCGCATATCGATCGCCACGGCTTGATCTGCACCGGGCCGAATGAGTTTCAGTATGCAGCCTTTGTCGCCGGCCGCCGCTCTGATCTGCTTGGTAACTCCGTCTCTGAAAAACTGATGCTGAAAATCGTGGATCGCTTTCAAGGTGTTCCGGTGGTGGCCTACGAACCCTGGTCCGGGGCCTACCGTGGCGCTGGGACCATCACCAATGCCCATATCTGTGAATATCGGAACAACCTGATTTTTGAAGTGGCCGGGCTGGAGCATCTGGTGGCCGGGACCCCGGTCGCGTTCAGCGATCGCCTGACCCTGCAGCAGGATATCCTCTCCGCCCAGCTCGATAACGTGCTGACCGCCGCGCACCTGGTGCATCTGTACAGTCTTGGTTTTAACGGCACGACGTTTTTCACCGCCCAGGAAGAATCGGGGAGCAGCTGGCGTTTTCTGCTGGAATGGTTCCGGCGCTTCAACGGTGCCACCAACCGCTTGATCGTGGTTGACACCAGCCCTTACCCGGATCGCTACAGCGCCGATCAGCAGCAGGTGGTGCTGCGCAAAAAAGACGCCAACGCCCAGTTCGATCCGGATACGACAGAACAGCTGGCCCAGTATTGCCGCAGCCTGGGGATTACTTATTCCTACAAGGATGCCTATATCGAGGCGCAGAACCTCCAGGCCGCAGCCAGCGGTCAGCAGGTCATGTCCCTTGGCAGCACCGAACTGGGCCGGATCATCGCGGCCTCCCACGGTTTTGTCCAGGGCACCACTTTACAGATTCCGACCTCGGCTTACCACACCATGCGCGAGTCTTCCGCCATGTCCGCCAACCATGCCTTCAGCCAGCTGTTGTTGCATGCTGCCAAAAATAAGCCAGCACTCGCCAGCTCCTGA
- a CDS encoding DMT family protein — translation MRTVLTSVMLLMCSNLFMTFAWYAHLKELNNKPWLLAALASWGIALLEYLLQVPANRIGYTVLNVGQLKILQEVITLAVFVPFSVVYLKEPIKLDYLWAGLCMLGAVFFMFRSRFF, via the coding sequence ATGCGCACCGTTTTGACCTCTGTCATGCTGCTGATGTGCAGCAATCTGTTCATGACCTTTGCCTGGTATGCCCACCTCAAGGAACTGAACAACAAGCCCTGGCTGTTGGCCGCCCTGGCCAGCTGGGGGATTGCCCTGCTGGAATACCTGCTGCAGGTTCCGGCCAACCGGATCGGCTACACGGTCCTGAATGTCGGCCAGCTGAAGATTCTCCAGGAGGTGATCACCCTGGCCGTGTTCGTGCCGTTTTCGGTGGTGTACCTGAAAGAACCGATCAAACTCGATTACCTGTGGGCCGGGTTGTGCATGCTCGGAGCGGTCTTCTTTATGTTCCGCAGCCGGTTTTTTTAA
- a CDS encoding patatin-like phospholipase family protein — protein sequence MFKRFRVGVALGGGAARAFSHIGVLEGLNRHGIPIDIVTGTSMGAIIGAMYAYQPDVETIKARFEAYVNSAEFAESGFRFFKELDAHNQGILAEIGRLARRGVFNALSITKTALVSDKTAARSYSFLVEDINIEQTRLPFAAVALDLIQGQTVILDRGPLRPAIAASCAMPGVLNPVEHDGKLLIDGGWAETVPIRAARELGADFVIAVDVGDNLRNFDPPRNAIDVIARADYLARTVLNHEQIKTADFLLSPKNGIKHWADFTTWKQAIACGEDEVNAEIDPLQKMLRRARWKKRLFPWRRS from the coding sequence ATGTTCAAAAGGTTTCGGGTCGGCGTGGCCCTCGGAGGGGGCGCGGCAAGAGCCTTTTCGCACATCGGGGTTCTCGAAGGACTCAACAGGCACGGCATCCCCATCGATATTGTCACCGGCACCAGCATGGGGGCCATTATCGGCGCCATGTACGCCTATCAGCCCGACGTGGAGACCATCAAAGCCCGTTTCGAAGCGTACGTGAACAGTGCCGAGTTCGCCGAATCGGGGTTTAGGTTTTTCAAAGAACTCGACGCCCATAACCAGGGGATTCTGGCTGAAATCGGGCGGCTGGCCCGGCGCGGGGTCTTCAACGCCCTGTCCATCACCAAAACCGCCCTGGTCAGCGACAAAACGGCCGCCAGAAGCTACTCATTTCTGGTCGAGGATATAAACATCGAACAGACCCGGCTCCCCTTCGCCGCCGTTGCCCTCGATCTGATCCAGGGGCAAACGGTGATTCTTGACCGGGGTCCGTTGCGTCCGGCGATTGCCGCGTCTTGCGCCATGCCCGGAGTCCTCAACCCGGTTGAGCACGACGGCAAGCTGCTCATCGACGGCGGCTGGGCCGAAACCGTGCCGATCCGGGCCGCCCGCGAGCTCGGGGCGGACTTCGTCATTGCCGTGGATGTCGGCGACAACCTGCGCAACTTCGACCCACCCCGCAACGCCATCGATGTCATCGCCCGAGCCGATTACCTGGCCCGAACCGTGCTCAATCACGAACAGATCAAAACAGCCGATTTTCTGCTCTCCCCGAAAAACGGCATCAAGCACTGGGCGGATTTCACCACCTGGAAACAGGCCATCGCCTGCGGTGAGGATGAGGTCAACGCTGAGATCGACCCCTTGCAGAAGATGCTGCGTAGGGCTCGCTGGAAAAAACGGCTGTTCCCCTGGCGAAGATCCTGA